A window of Lonchura striata isolate bLonStr1 chromosome 2, bLonStr1.mat, whole genome shotgun sequence genomic DNA:
cccgggagccctgcccggctctcccgggatctgcccggctctcccgggatccctgcccggctctcccgggatccctgcccggctctcccgggatctgcccggctctcccgggatCCCTGCCGTCTCTCCGCGGGACgcggggctccagccctgctcgcgtgtccccagggccagcccGAGCCCGCACCTTTCAccacctgcagcaggaggtCGATGCCCTCCTGGTAACACACCAGCGACTCCTGGAACCGGCACGCCACGTCCAGCTGCACCGCCCGCTTCACCGTCTCCGCCCCGGCCCGCTCCAGCGCGGCAGTGCCACTGCTCCCCGCCCGcgacatggacatggacagggacagggagcggAACGGGGACGGTAACCGGGATGGTAACCGGGATGGTAACCGGGATGGCGACGGGAACGGGACGGGGCGGGGAACGGAGCGGAGGTGTCTCACCTTTGTCCTTCCGCCCGCCCGGAACTGAAGTGCCGAGGCACCGTGTCCGGCCGGGACGAAGGGAGCGCGcgaagatggcggccgcggcgggccgggcgggcctgGGGCTGGCCGGCGCCGGGAAGGTGGGCAGGGGGGATGTGGGGAATTCGGGGGGGGATCCAGGGAGAGATCTGGGCTGGGGATGAGGCTTGCAGCCTCCGGAAAAGTGGGGATCCACGCGGGATCTCGTaggggctgatccagctggggATCCTACTCGGGGCTCCGCGGCCGCTGCGAAGGTGGGGAGCCAGGTGGGGCTGGGACCCAGCTGTGTCTTCTGCTTTCAAGTGTTCACAGCTCTGAGGAACGCGCAGACGGGTTATGCCATCCTCTCTTTGCAGGTGCTGGGGAAGAggatggaggggatggggtCCCCGCTGTGGGTTCGTTGTCTCTTTACCAGGTCGAATATTCCAGACTCGGTATGTACTTGACTTGCActttacatttttacatttttagttttagtttatTTTCGCAAGATACCATCTAGTGTCAGTTGACTCTTTTCCCTAAAAGCGTTCATAAAGCCTGTGGAAAAACTTGCCATGGAGAGGCTGAGCACAGTCTCCCTGATAAAATGGATGTGAATTAGGTGTTGTGCTGGTACAGGGTGTTGTCCATGTATTTCTGTGCCGTTGTGTGGCTAAACTCAGGAGTTACTATGCTTATTAGCAAACTGTTACAGAAATATATTTGACTTCATGTTATAACAGCTAAATTTGAGGTCACTTTGTTGGTGCTTTGCCTGAAAAGAAAACTATGTAAGAATTTTTACCAAGGTTGAAGTATGTTTTGGACAGCACTGATGACCAGATATTTAGGGAAAAAACCTCTGTTTTGTGAACTTTATATTCTAGGTATTTAAGCCACGGCCTGGAGATCATGAAAAGTATGGAGGTGACCCCGAGGAGCCCCACAAAATCCACGTTATTACTAGAATAAAAAGTGTCATTGGTCGCCCATATTGGGAAAAGAAGATAATACGTGATCTGGGGCTGCATAAAGTATGATTGTTTTTTGTACTTGTGTATGTCAGAAATGTAGCACTAAGGTGGTGGGTATTATAAGGACCTCCATTTTGCAGTCACAAATTAGAATTACATTTACAGCAGCCATAAAGCAATCTGAGAAGTTGATGACGTGTTTAAGAGCTGAGGGGAATGCTTGTGACAAATGTGCTTTTAGTGGGAATTCAGAATACCTCTTTATGGTATTGTGCTGCATTGTCCAAGGAGAACTTTACCCTCAGAATTCTtctaaaataatagaaataggTTTGTAAATACTTTGAATTCAGGTCTCTCTGTGTCAAATTACTCTCAAATTGTAGCAAGGCAAATAAAATTCATTTATCAGTGAAAAGGCATCCAAATTCAGGACTCTAAAAGTTTGTGTCAAATATGTGTTTATCCAAGTTTTTCAGGCCAACTGCACATTATGCAAAGATTTGCCTAATCAGTGTTgtattacagagaaaaaaatgtgtgcttGATTAATTTAAGCTATAACTGAAGAAAGCAGTTTTACCCCTAAGCTCTTGTATTTACACTTTCAGTACTTCTAACAGTtggaagaaaaaagcatttataGTGAAGTAGGAATAAAgctgaaattgttttttttactGGAATCGAGTTCTGATTGCGTATTTTTATGTATGTTCTTGATGCATGGCACTTCTGTAAATCTTGCATTTGCAAGTGTGGTTTATTTTTGTACTGGTAGTGTGCAAAGTTCAGTGAACAAAGATTTGGGATTTGGCAAGACATCTGTAAAACTTGTTTTATCCCTTATGTAGGCACATCAGCCAAGACT
This region includes:
- the MRPL30 gene encoding large ribosomal subunit protein uL30m isoform X2, giving the protein MVTGMVLGKRMEGMGSPLWVRCLFTRSNIPDSVFKPRPGDHEKYGGDPEEPHKIHVITRIKSVIGRPYWEKKIIRDLGLHKAHQPRLHKNIPSVNSRLKIVKHLIRIQPLKLPHGLPTEEELSSTFLTTRGELIIKKRLKPVEQKEIKS
- the MRPL30 gene encoding large ribosomal subunit protein uL30m isoform X1 translates to MAAAAGRAGLGLAGAGKVLGKRMEGMGSPLWVRCLFTRSNIPDSVFKPRPGDHEKYGGDPEEPHKIHVITRIKSVIGRPYWEKKIIRDLGLHKAHQPRLHKNIPSVNSRLKIVKHLIRIQPLKLPHGLPTEEELSSTFLTTRGELIIKKRLKPVEQKEIKS